A window of the Tachyglossus aculeatus isolate mTacAcu1 chromosome 2, mTacAcu1.pri, whole genome shotgun sequence genome harbors these coding sequences:
- the PCDH8 gene encoding LOW QUALITY PROTEIN: protocadherin-8 (The sequence of the model RefSeq protein was modified relative to this genomic sequence to represent the inferred CDS: inserted 1 base in 1 codon; deleted 5 bases in 4 codons) — protein MRGSEVAKSTHRNRKERFSSARPSKERPEAGGMAVFRRRGGRPCPVALAGVCLCWLLSLARGTTVKYGIDEEAAPGTVIGTLGEEPPLGAGGSGFRPMPALNGSLLRLRERDGRLTVGEGGLDRERLCGQAPRCTLAFDVVRLDGGGGGASRLVHVELEVRDINDHPPRFPRARLPAVEVSESAAVGTRVPLEVQALDEDVGANGLQGFRLSEPRGPFGVELQARADGAKRADLVLLRELDRERQAAYSLELVALDGGSPPRSASAALSVRVLDANDHSPAFAGPAAAAAGGGGGGPGAVTVELAEDAAVGALLLDLDAADPDEGPNGDVEFGFGGRTPAEARRLFRLDPRSGRLTLAGALDFERRRTYELDVRAQDRGPAPRAATCRVVVRVRDVNDNAPRLAVTPLALDDAAAAAAAEEGRGEDAAAAALAPDGEDDAAAALVPEGEARDRLVALVSASDGDSGANGQVRCAVSGHEHFRLRPAHAGGYLLVTAAPLDRERIARYNLTLVAEDQGAPPLRTVRPLVVRVADANDNAPLFARPVYDVAVRENNAPGAHLATVAARDPDLGRNGRVTYRLLEARAGRGGEAASAYLSVDPATGAVYALRSFDYEAMRRLDVLVLATDGGSPRLSGSALVQVRVLDQNDHAPVLVAPPTANGSLEVAVPGRAARATAVARVRARDADEGANGELAFALLRQEPREAFAIGRQTGEIVLVGDLSREPPGRVFRALLAVSDAGRPPLSTTATVRFVVTAGGGQAGPGTARPDPERPAAPGGRGRGGGXLQWDTPLIVIVVLAGSCTLLLAAIIAIAATCHRRKKEGRKGGGGGGPRLDERPAGGGGGGGGGGGGDDDGSSSSSSAASTPPGRPAPGASGFDVPGFAGGLAAESALPAPAGGPAAEGGGDHPHHHRAPALHSEGPKRLRGARAEPSASAPGLGKEPGPPGPTWKGHSFNTISGREADKFSGKDSGKGDSDFNDSDSDISGDALKKDLINHMQSGLWACTAECRILGHSDRCWSPSCGRTNAHPPPPPPFAPLSTFCKSTSLPRDPLRRDNFYQAQLPKTVGLQSVYEKVLHRDYDRTLTLLSPPRAGRLPDLQEIGVPVYQPPPVRYLSPQTGTSENM, from the exons ATGAGGGGCTCGGAAGTCGCGAAGTCCACACACCGTAATCGCAAGGAACGGTTTTCTTCGGCCCGACCTTCGAAAGAGCGGCCCGAGGCAGGGGGCATGGCTGTCTTCCGACGACGAGGGGGCCGCCCCTGCCCAGTGGCCCTGGCGGGGGTCTGCCTCTGCTGGCTCCTGTCGCTGGCCCGGGGCACGACGGTGAAGTACGGCATCGACGAGGAGGCCGCCCCGGGCACGGTGATCGGCACCCTGGGCGAGGAGCCgcccctgggggcgggcgggtccGGCTTCCGCCCGATGCCGGCCCTCAACGGGTCCCTGCTGCGCCTGCGGGAGCGGGACGGGCGGCTGACGGTCGGGGAGGGCGGGCTGGACCGGGAGCGGCTGTGCGGGCAGGCCCCGCGCTGCACGCTGGCCTTCGACGTGGTGCGGCTGGACGGCGGTGGCGGCGGGGCCTCGCGGCTGGTGCACGTGGAGCTGGAGGTGCGGGACATCAACGACCACCCGCCCCGCTTCCCGCGGGCGCGGCTGCCGGCGGTGGAGGTGTCGGAGAGCGCGGCGGTGGGCACCCGCGTCCCGCTGGAGGTGCAGGCGCTGGACGAGGACGTGGGCGCCAACGGGCTGCAGGGCTTCCGCCTGTCGGAGCCGCGCGGGCCCTTCGGCGTGGAGCTGCAGGCGCGGGCGGACGGCGCCAAGCGCGCCGACCTGGTGCTGCTGCGCGAGCTGGACCGGGAGCGCCAGGCCGCCTACAGCCTGGAGCTGGTGGCGCTGGACGGGGGCAGCCCCCCGCGCTCCGCCTCGGCCGCGCTCAGCGTCCGCGTGCTGGACGCCAACGACCACAGCCCGGCCTTCGCGGGgccggccgcggcggcggcgggcgggggcggcggcggccccggggcGGTCACGGTGGAGCTGGCGGAGGACGCGGCCGTGGGCGCCCTGCTGCTCGACCTGGACGCGGCCGACCCGGACGAGGGCCCCAACGGCGACGTGGAGTTCGGCTTCGGCGGGCGCACGCCGGCCGAGGCGCGGCGCCTCTTCCGCCTGGACCCGCGCTCGGGCCGCCTCACGCTGGCGGGGGCCCTGGACTTCGAGCGCCGCCGGACCTACGAGCTGGACGTGCGCGCGCAGGACCGCGGCCCCGCCCCGCGCGCCGCCACCTGCCGCGTCGTCGTGCGCGTCCGCGACGTCAACGACAACGCGCCCCGCCTCGCCGTCACCCCGCTGGCCCTCGAcgacgcggcggcggcggcggcggcggaggaggggcGA GGCgaggacgccgccgccgccgcgctcgCCCCCGACGGCGAGGACGACGCCGCCGCCGCGCTCGTGCCCGAGGGCGAGGCGCGCGACCGGCTGGTGGCGCTGGTCAGCGCCTCCGACGGGGACTCGGGCGCCAACGGGCAGGTGCGCTGCGCCGTGTCCGGGCACGAGCACTTCCGCCTGCGGCCCGCCCACGCGGGCGGCTACCTGCTGGTCACGGCCGCGCCCCTCGACCGCGAGCGCATCGCCCGCTACAACCTGACGCTGGTGGCCGAGGACCAGGGCGCGCCCCCGCTGCGCACCGTGCGCCCCCTGGTCGTGCGCGTGGCCGACGCCAACGACAACGCGCCGCTCTTCGCGCGCCCCGTCTACGACGTGGCCGTGCGCGAGAACAACGCCCCCGGCGCCCACCTGGCCACCGTGGCCGCCCGCGACCCGGACCTGGGCCGCAACGGCCGGGTCACCTACCGCCTGCTGGAG GCGAGGGCCGGCCGGGGCGGCGAGGCCGCGTCCGCCTACCTGTCGGTGGACCCGGCCACGGGGGCCGTGTACGCGCTGCGGAGCTTCGACTACGAGGCCATGCGGCGGCTGGACGTGCTGGTCCTGGCCACGGACGGCGGGTCCCCGCGGCTGTCCGGCAGCGCCCTGGTGCAGGTGCGCGTGCTGGACCAGAACGACCACGCGCCCGTGCTGGTGGCCCCGCCGACGGCCAACGGCTCCCTGGAGGTGGCGGTCCCCGGGCGCGCGGCGCGGGCCACGGCGGTGGCGCGCGTGCGCGCCCGCGACGCGGACGAGGGCGCCAACGGCGAGCTGGCCTTCGCCCTGCTGCGGCAGGAGCCCCGCGAAGCCTTCGCCATCGGCCGCCAAACCGGGGAGATCGTGCTGGTG GGGGACCTGTCGCGGGAGCCCCCGGGCCGCGTCTTCCGGGCGCTGCTGGCCGTGTCGGACGCCGGCCGGCCGCCGCTGTCCACCACGGCCACGGTCCGCTTCGTGGTGACGGCGGGCGGCGGCCAGGCCGGGCCCGGGACCGCCCGGCCGGACCCCGAGCGCCCCGCGGCCCCGGGAGGGcgcggccggggcgggg cgctGCAGTGGGACACGCCGCTCATCGTCATCGTCGTGCTGGCCGGGAGCTGCACGCTGCTCCTGGCCGCCATCATCGCCATCGCCGCCACCTGCCACCGCCGCAAGAAGGAAGGGCGcaaaggcggcggcggcggcggtcccCGCCTGGACGAGCGacccgccggcggcggcggcggcggcggcggcggcggcggcggcgacgacgacggctcctcctcctcctcctcggcggcCTCCACGCCCCCGGGCCGGCCGGCCCCCGGGGCCTCCGGGTTCGACGTCCCGGGCTTCGCCGGCGGCCTCGCGGCCGAGAGCGCCCTGCCCGCCCCGGCCGGAGGGCCCGCAGCCGAGGGCGGCGGcgaccacccccaccaccaccgggCTCCCGCCCTTCACTCGGAGGGGCCGAAGCGGCTCCGGGGAGCGCGCGCCGAG CCGTCCGCTTCAGCCCCCGGGTTGGGGAAGGAGCCGGGCCCGCCCGGGCCCACCTGGAAGGGGCACTCGTTCAACACCATCTCGGGTCGGGAGGCGGACAAGTTCAGCGGAAAAGACAGCGGCAAAGGGGACAGCGATTTCAACGACAGCGACTCCGACATCAGCGGGGACGCCTTGAAAAAGGATCTCATCAATCACATGCAAAGTG GACTGTGGGCTTGTACGGCCGAGTGTCGGATCCTGGGCCACTCGGACCGCTGTTGGAGCCCCTCCTGTGGCCGAACCAacgctcaccctcctcctcccccccccttc GCTCCGTTGTCCACCTTCTGTAAGAGCACCTCCTTGCCTCGCGATCCCCTACGCCGGGACAACTTCTACCAAGCTCAGCTGCCCAAGACGGTCGGGCTGCAGAGCGTCTATGAGAAAGTGTTGCACAGAGATTACGACCGGACACTCacactgctctcccctcctcgGGCCGGCCGGCTCCCAGATCTGCAGGAGATTGGGGTGCCCGTCTACCAACCTCCACCAGTGAGGTATCTGTCCCCTCAGACTGGGACCAGTGAAAACATGTAA